A segment of the Mugil cephalus isolate CIBA_MC_2020 chromosome 13, CIBA_Mcephalus_1.1, whole genome shotgun sequence genome:
tgtttgctctgacACGGCGAGAGGACTGTTTGACACACATGGAGCTGCATGTTGAGAAAGTGATGCTTCACCACCCTGCAGGTCAGCTCGCAAGGAGGGGAAATGAAAGAAGGGAGGACAGGGGagggaaaataaacagaacaaaaatgaaagcagaaactCGGACGATCTGGAAGGAAAGATAAGGGtcaagaggagaagagaataaAATGAGGCAGATTGAGGGAGCTGTGCTGACAgacttaaataaattaagttggAAATGACTCACAGTTTAAGTTTTGAGTTTCAGTAAATTAGAAGATTGAAATGTCTCTAATTATCAGTAATACTGGCAGGTTCAGACTGGAAATGAAAGACACTGTGATAAGCAGGAATCCATGAAAGGTTTTCACAAACTTgcaagaatatatatattatcccCATGCAACAATATCCAAAATAGTTTGTTAATTTACAAatgggttttgtttgtttgtttgttttatacacCCACTTATTATACTTCTCCATTAATTTATGCAAGACAATTAATCATTTGTACATATACGGCACATAAAACTGGTCTTTGTCTTAAAAATGTTTGTTCGCAATCCATCTGATGTCGATTTGTGGATTACAAACCCTTCAGAGGTGGTTTTGTAACTGTTTCCAGCCTGATGTTGGACTGGATGAACAAGGTTTTTTACCGAGCTCCTCAGAAAGCTCTTTTGTTCGTGCCATCagacacttccacaaacatgtgttgtgaagatgaGACTGTAACAAATCCCAGATTTTTGAACTAGACATTGAACAATacctgagtctcattacatCGGCTAGAAAACATTCTGAACTGAGGTGCACTTATCTTTGCACGTAAATGATACGTAAAcatggctcattttcctgaatgaacaaatacacaggtgtaatatttctgcttcattcGTTTGACccggttctctttgtctactttcaggtctagtgaaaaaaacacttgtgttttgtgcagaaatgtagaagatTCTGTAGCACTGTATATATTATTACTCtagaagcaaaaacagaacagaaagtaaagtaaaaagaTCACTTGTGAGGTTGTATGTAATTGTGTAAGGAACCTGGAAGTTGCATATGctgatatttaaagtaaaaaatcccaaacacatcaaggcatttttatttaaatacggTCTCAGGAAAGTACCTTCCATCTCttgtttaaagctgcatttctgAAGACTCTATACAGAAATTGATTTATTACAGATTTATTCCAGTGTTTAGATTTCTGTAGTGATTTAAGTTTAAATAGGTAGCTGCTGGATTCAAAGATAACTCCCACTGTTTTTTATAAAAGCTGCTTTCCTGGTGGATGGGTCAAAAATGTTTTCCTAGATTCCATTTTTACTGTAGGCTTCAgctcagataaaaacaaaccttttctATGTGCTCGAGAGGTTTTTTACAAACATCTCAACAGATacaaaagagttaaaaaaacagcattacttgCACTTGGAGGAGTCCTCTCAGCAGTTTTACAAATATCTCTTTTATAATGGATCTGCAATACTGTGAATGATCACTGGAACTCCAGCCGTATCCAGCTTCAATTTATCCGTGGCAGCAGCAATCAGCTGGACTCTGCAAACACTAATGTTTCTAATTTTCCTGATACCGGAGTGGCCACAGCTACATATTTGGAGATGGTTTGAATAAGACATGATTTGTTGCATGTGTTTGGAaagtctaaaaaacaaaaatccccATAGTATCAAGCCAAAAAAACACTTATTCGCTTTCTCGTTATTCCTGTTGGCTTTTTGAACAAATTTGTCTCCAACAAGACAACTTTCGATATTATTTGAGTCTCCATAACTCGAGAgagcatgaggaggagggggaggtgcaGTAGAAGTGGGTGAGGCTGCATAGGGTCCTTTATAACACAGCTGAGGTTCATTCGAGGTCACACACTCTGTAACACGTCACGTGCTTCCGGAGAAGATCATGACTCCTGGATCACGAGAGCGTGTTctcagtttaaatattaatgaaactaaaatatgcAGCACCGATCTTGAGCTACACGCGCATTAATAGGAAAAAGATTTTCCTCTCGTGGAGCCAGCAGGGTGGAGTCATGTCAAAAGCCCTCTGTTAGTCTGCACACGGTGCTGCAGCGACTCTCTGAATTGCAGTCTTTGCATTAGAGTATTCACTTCTTCCAGGAGTCAGGGTGACGACTGTCCTGTGCTACGACTCTGTAGGGGAACTGCAGTCGTACCTTTATTTCTGTCCTCACACTTTCTCGCGGCTTGCCTATAATGACTGCTTCTGATCATTACTCCCTTTCCTTCccctcatttttctttccacgTGCATTTTCCACCCGGCGCTCTgttctctcgctctttctctctttcccctcaTCATTTTCCCTCTCCCTAAAGGATGCGAAGAATTAGAGCACAACTTCCTGCCTCAGAAACACAGGCCCAGGGAAGGTGTGAGCTGCGCGCTCGTTAAAACCCGAGGATGGATGATCAGTCATAACTCCCCCCGCCTCCAGGACGCAATTTCAACACCCTTGTTGAAGAAAATTGCCCTCCTTTCTCTGGTGgtgggaggaagaaaacactggAAACCTGGGTAGGATGAGGAGACTTTGACTGATAGATTCTGCAGCTGTTTCAAACATATTTGAAGGTAATAGGCAATGACATGTACgaaagagtattagggccaggcaaaaaaaaaagaaaaaagaaaaagtcagaccaaaaaaaaaagtcaggcaaaaaaaaaaaaaaaagagccaaaagAGCGAGAATTTCCTTTATACTGAAGCCAATTCTGAAATATAGATTAATCAAGTCATTTGTAGAGGCAGCCATGGCCATCGACTACAGCTAgtagtttaatattttctctgtttatttatttttatgcctGGCCCTTTTTTGCTTGtgctgtttcttgttttttgcctggattttttttcttgtgctggatttttttgtttgtgctggacttttttttttttttttttacctggctttttttgtttttttttgactggcCCTACTACTCCTTCGTGGACATGACCGGCTGTTTGCGATGGTCAGGAAATCTGGAAACTCCCTGGGTCAGCTGATTACAGACACAGGAAGCTGCTGAGCTTCAGTTGTGGTGTGTGCAAGTGAGTGTCTGTACCAATCCCCAAGAGAAATGTTGCTTGAAACAGTTTCTAgcttaaaaaaatgacacaatcaGAGAAGCAGGGGTGAAGCAGAGCAGTAAAGCTGTGAGCAGATGAACGAGCAGAAACCATTTCATAAACCTCCATAAAGCTGAGCACCACATTCGGGTGATTCTGTTGACCCTTTGACTTCGTCATGTTGCACACTGGCATACATCTCGTGATATTTCTAAAGCACCTTCAGAGAATCTGAGCAAACTTGAGAACAACGATGAACAGTTTAGAGTTCAGAGGTCAAggattaaaaacttttttttttttttggccatgaCTCAAGATTCCCTACACTAATAATGACgtatatctaaaacaaaactaagaTCCAGTATAGGATTAAAACCATGGAGACATTCAGGCTGTGAGTCTGGAGAACTTCTTATCATAGAAAAAGAAGAGTCCGCCCAGGTTACTATCAACATCCTCTACTGCAGCTGTCAACATCCTAGTCACATGAGTGTGAGGTACAACACCAAATATCCTAATAATAAACTATACTCATCACTCCATCAGtcatttacaactgaagaaCTCAATTTGAAACATCTTTAAAACCCCTCGAATAAATCCAGTTAGCTACCATGACCTtaatgactgagaatcttcacagacataacTGTGACAAATGTCtaataggggggaaaaaaaacactcaattCAAACCAGAAAAGGCTGTTTTAATGAGTGAGTCAGGGGACCTCAAGGTACCTAACGAAAGAAAGGGTGCTGAAAAGGTGCCCGGCCATGAAGAGCCTTAAATGTAATAAGTAATAACctaaaatcaattttaaaacAGCCCAGGGTGTAAAGTTGTGACGTTGACGAATAAACCGACTCCATTTACTGgttctttaaaacaaatgaacaaacacgAGGGGGAGTTGTGAgttgttcttctttatttatttatttatttagctacCGCTCCTACTCTGCTTTGCGACAGAGATGGTGGAGCGGTGGACCTGGATTTCATTCTCAGTCAGCACAAAGGTgttaatacataaaataaagcaTCTGTCTATCCAGAATATAAAGATAGACTCATCCCACCGAGAGAATATGTATTGGTGGCATATGTaagtttgaatgattctgatccaaatcttGTCACAGTGCTTATATCGAGGATAAAAAACATTTCCCCACAGgctggcatcttaaaaataaatatcaaaatgagtCAGTCGTTTGAACAGCTCTTTGAAAGGAGCAGCTCCACAACATCCGGCTCCTTTCAAAGAgccataaatcccatctctacAAGGGAGAGCTGTTAGAAAGATTGATATGATCCCTTTCCCTCGCTGACCACTGGGGGCAATAGACTACAGCAAAAGATGCAGTGTTCCCAAACATGCAGTACATAACACTTTTAGCCCCGAAAACATAAACAAATCTTCTCATTTTCCTCCAGAAATGAGAGAATCTGTCCCTTGTTTCTATTTTCTAGGAGTTTTGAATCACTTATTGAGTTTACAGTATGTGAAGAGAGTATTTACCACGAGTGGATAAAACTGCAAACAGATTGCGGAGGCAGTGGGAGGCAGcatggaggagctggaagcaTTTTCACACCGCCTTCAAGTGTGGCCATTTGGAACGGGCCTAAATAACGTTGCCCCTGGGACGTCATTGAAACCCTACTCGTTGGGGAAGTACTGAAGTGGTGCATTCAGTTCAATAAGTTTGTGCTTGCAAGGCTAGGTTGCCTATAGTCATACATacatgaagaaataaaacaaggacACGTATTTTCCccaaacatgaacaaaaaaaaaaaagaaaaggaagagctTTGTCTGGTAGAAAGTGGGTCCTTTTCCAGGGTGTTCTCTGGTGTTTGGTGGCATTTAAACATCAACGTTTCCTGCGTTTGGTGATTTAGCTGGAAAGCAGAGATTTGGATCAGAGTAGTGACTCACTCCCTCCGTGTCCCACCATCCTTCACCAAGCAAAACCTCCTTGCTAACTGTGACCGACTCTTTCCTGCATTTCACTTGTTCCAGTCTGCAAGAAGGAAGGAATTTTTTCTTTAAGGACAAGGATTGTGACGTGCACAACGCGCAAAGATGCAGAGTCACCATCTGCACTGCTAAACTTCCTGATCTAATTtcagaaaatatgaaaagtCAAGAAAGTGTCctctttgaatgttttgtttgcCGGATTTATGAAAGTGCACCTGGATTAATTTCAAAGTCTAAAAGGTGATTAAAGTCGCCAGCATCTCTAGTCTGATATCGGCTTGGGATATGAGTCGAGGCTTTCTGCTGCCCCTACCAGCTCTAAATATGTTCAGTACATGTGAGAAGAACTACCTGCGCTTGTGGTCGATGGTGAGCGATAGTCCCTGCTGATCGAGCCCCAGGGAGGTTACGTTAATTTTCAAAGACAGATGAGGAAGCGAAACCTCCGGGAAGTTCAAGGAACAGATCAGCTCATCAGCGGCAGGGAGAAAAATCACTGCTCCCATCAGTTTCCGAGAACTTCACCTCCAGTTTATCATCGCGGCTTCCTGGCAGCGCGCTGATGATGTCAAGCATGAGTCAGGATGCAGTCGGCTTTCCTCCGTTCTGACTTGAACACCTTCGGAAGCCAGAGAGTTATCCAATCAGATCAGGAGGCtgatagagaagaagaaatggaaaatggtTTGATATGCTTTATAGTTAATGTCATTCCTGGAGGCTAATGGAGGCTAACGTGTAATTTCACCTCAGAAAATTAGTTTACTTTGGATTTTTGGGCCGGATCTTTTATGGAGACATATTGAggcatattttcattcattttccagtaTTATTTAAGACCGACCTGGCTCTTCCATCCAGATTCATTTAATATAGGTAGTGAAGACCTAACCACTCCAATGGTTCACAGTACATTTtagaatttaaaagaaaatcatggCGGTGTACTTGGCTGTGTATCATATCATGATACCATATTCATAAGCTTAAAGTTTTACCTTAGAAAGTTAGTTTAGTTCTCAAATATTTGCTCTCAGCTTATTTCAAGTCCAAAACTTGTGTCACATTGTTAATACACACCTGGAATTTTGCTGTTTCaccatgtgttttatgtgtgttttgaaaTAAAGTACAGTTTTCCGCAGTCAATAAAATGCTGCCTGTAAGTTTATGGGCttatggagtttttttttttttaatcaaggaAGTGATTATAACACATTACGTATATGAGTGCAGTTAGaatgagaggggggaaaaagccCAATGAGGCAAGAAGGCCTTCAGGCTCTCTGCAACTTGGATCCGGATTGAGCTCAACATTAAATTCTCAGTCTGCTGGAAAACAAAGTGGAAAACTGCTCCGTGGTCGGAATGAGTCAGCTGTCGCACTGAAAGCAGCTTTCAAATAATTCTGGGTTTACACAGCAGCCAGTGCCAGATGGGTGGGGTTTACTCGGCATCCAGGAGCCACGGAAGGTGCCATCacttacagacacacagataatcGGTCAGTCTTCTGTTAGCAGCTGCGTGCAGGATGTGCAGCCCGGCTGGGACGTGTGTGAATGAGACCAATAGAAAGTGTCGAGGTAGAGTTTCACACAGAAAAGTTTACCCTATGCATTTGGATGAATGTGCAGTGACGTTATTAACAAACCTTAAGATTCATGTAAAAGTCAGTTTGTTTGGAAATCCGCAGGAGCTGTTGCACAGAtatatgttctttttgtttctgaaaatgtctGTTAGCTTGTCCCCTGCAGCCACAGTAGACACATTAATAGAAACATTAATGGACACATTCATAGGAGAAACACCAACTGGAATTCagatttaaatctaaaattTAAAGCCTCTACTATGACCATGGAAAATCCCACATAACAAGTTactgaaagactgaaaaatCCCACTACTAATGCACATTTgtaacatgaagaacagcacaagatgttgacctggcctccaaattcactagatcccaaactgatcaagcatctgtgggatggtccacagaggcccctcccctcaacccagaggtgctcttttgtctttgtcagtttcatgttcacattcacatttatgATTTCTAAGCTCCTATTTCTAGACTTATTGCCATAAACGCAAACATGACTTGGTTCAGGATCTTAAAAACAGTGTGAGGGAAAATCTTCTCCTTTACAGCAGCTTCCTGTattcaaacaggaaacaaacaggGGCTACACCTCTGTTACTGAGACTCTACAGGTGCTGAAATCTTCCAAAGGATGAATCCTTGCAAACAGGACGCGATCTGCACTCTAAAGGGAAAAGGAAGCTGTTTAACGTATTTATAGACCTTCGGCCTTGAAAAGGCTATCACAGTGTTTCAAGGATGCTTCATACTTGCTCCACACGTGAGGCAGCTGACCCATTACATTAAATACAGCGCGTGATCTACTCTGATTAACCAATGACTTGTTGTGGAATTAAATATGTTCTGAAGTAACAGGTTACTTTTTGTTAATGAGTCTCCAAAGATGCAGGGGCAAAGTTATTTTTGGACTGTTTTCTGGTGAAGACCAAGGTCAAAAAGCCCAAAAACAATCTGTCTGTCTTTACCTTAGAAGGTCCACTGATTATCTGCAGAAAACCCACACAAGGTACAGTATATTCCTCAGTTTGCACTCCCACACCTGCACCATATGGTTGTCATGACAACTGTTTCCCCTCATGCTGCAATGTATTACATACATTCCACAGTGATTTAACTTTAATGTCTGTTGTTTCTCGTTGTACGGTTAATACgtgaaaaaaatgcagcaaaaactgaacagtcaataaaatgatcaaaatcaaaatatgaACAAACTTTCTTCCGTCATGTAGTCTGCTTTAAGTACAGAtgcatttatttcttaaattcatttttttttgttaactttttTGGTCACCATTACTAATTaaaatgcacatgcacaaaatCCTGCTTTTCATCATCAGGTCACTATCAGCCCCAAATCCGTGAGGATTCGTGCACAGTCTTTAAAACGTTGAGTCCATCTACGGGTTTAACAGTTTAAGTAAGTGAAGCATTAAGAAGTTTACCAGCTAAACCAAATGCCCTGAGAAAATGAGgcttcacatcctgtttcaagTGTCTGACTCGTAATCTTAATTTAAATTCTTGCTTTGAACCATCATGCCACACTGCAGAGTGAACTGCATGCGCCAGCGTTGTGcactgctgccccctgctggtgacGGCCTCCTACTTTATTTTAAGAATGTGAAAGGTCGGATCACCACATTCCCAGTGGCCACAGTCAACTCAATGCATGTAAACTGAAATCGTGGTATAGTAAATTATAAGTGAAATAATCTTGtaagtgaaataataaactaCTTTAATGACTACAAAATCATCATGTGaaggaaattttattttatctatatcactattttaatctatattttattagtttttaaataaattcggTTTCACTTTTATGTTTACTACAGTGGCTTCAGTGGGTCAGGGCTCCTCCATGGGTCACCAGAAACTTCTACTAGCTGAACGGTACCATCTGCTTTTAGTTGGTTGGTTTTAAGATGAAAATAACAAATActtaaagctgcattttaacACATACTGTAATTACATAATCATAAAGCATATGGAAGCCAGCCCAAACGTCCCCGCCCacaatttcttttttggcaTACAGTCTGGAAtctctctctgttgggaactgagtACGATCCGGGCAAACATCTGGTGGTCCAACTAAATAGTTAATGTGATGGTGGACAGAAGAATAAGAGTGATGTAGCCATACACCTCGTCTGAGCGCCTGACGAGCCCAAGTTATCGGTTGAAACTCATcgtaaattaaatttaaatgctaGCAGACTCATACTCTAACAAGAATTATAAAAGGCAAAATTATGGTTGCACAAAAGACTTGAAAATGCACAGAACAGTgtgtacaaaaacaacaaaatataactTTATTGAAATAATCAAGTCATTCTCTTGAAGCGATCATGCCAAACATAACAGACAGACCCTTTTTGCACGTACAGTACATACAAACATCAGGCACAGATTGGTAATCATGACTAGTTCAGGAGCAGAACAACAAGATAAAGACaggggtttaaaaaaacatgttgtcgGGGGGTTGATGAAGCCAAATTCAAGATTCTATCAGGAGTCTGAAAAACTTgacatcaattttttttttttttttttttttttttaaaaaaagaactagACCATTATTGCATTTAGCTGAATAAGTTACAGGGAATTCaattaaaagacacacatcCTGGCCAATAagaacacataaacacacagctaaGTCGTGCATtcatcaaaagaaaacattgaagCAGTGACGTTAAATTCGAACGGAGAGCAGAAGGTAAATTCAGAGCGAGCAAATACCTATGCAGCCAATCATCcaaatgtaataattataaaaaaataggTGATCATGACTTTAATTAACaaatatgtaaacattttcaagtAGCCACAAACTGTGTGTAGCGAGTCGAGAATGTAATCTATTACTGGTATGTGAGTAGTGAGAcaccacagtgaaacacacacgACCCGGTGACCAaccttaaatattttaaatgaaggaaGAAGCTCTCCTTGGTCCATTTATATCCTTTTATTTAGCGTTTGTTACCCTACATGGAGACAGATGAATTCCGACAGTGATATACAGTGACAAGAAAATTCTAAATGTAAATTGAAATTCTACTGTGATTGTCTGATCTGctttatttgtcttatttgtgAGGCAAAATCCAAATATTTGTCACCAATGTAGGCTAAAAGCCACCAAAGAAAGTatgttcaaaaaaacaaaaacaggagaatCTAAAGAAACTGGTTCAATAAATAAGACGGAAGAGTTTGGGTCCTGCCACTGTAGGTGTGTGCAAAGCTCAGACGAGCTAGAGTTCTTCATCCTGcccagcagggggagctctaaCAGAGACGTGGCAACATCACCCTGCTCTCAAAGTTAAACCAGGGTCAGGGTCGATTCTACAGCTGTTTACTCTCAGTACTCACCTCCTGCAGCACGTCCGATGAGGACAAATACTGTCAAAACCCCTCAAATCACTGTATTGGCCCTAcacctggaaaacacacacattctcacaacATTCGTCTGACCTTTCCTATCACGGTTTAAAGACCAACAACGTGTCACCGTGTCCAGCATACAGCAGAAAAGGAACTTTATGTAACATGGGTGCAAAGTAAATAGTGCAGCACGTGGCTCGTAAAGTGAGTTGACAGCATTTATGCTAAAGCCTAAACAGAAGCGAGCTGAGCagtgatttttaaataaaacacaagtcatccatcttttttttttttttggccaacaTCAACACACAGGCCTTCAActgaattcatgtttttattaccCAGAATTAACTACGGCCTTGCAGTGATGGTGCACATGAGGTCAAGTAATGGAAGCTCAGACATTTTAAATCACTGACGGCAGCGTTTGACGACATCCGTCGCTTCCATGCAACCACTCAAGCTAAAGCAAGTATTTCACACTGACACTCTACTCGTGCAGCGTGAGATCACATGTATCTCTAGAAATGCACTTAAAGCTTTACATGAGCATTTTGTGTAAAGCGAGACCCTGAAGTGGAATTAGACAGCATTTGGATTTCTCCATCCATGTCAAACCAAGCTCAGACCTGCTGAGCTGTACAGAAGCCTGTTGTCACTCCACCAAACTCCCATTTCAAACATCTACAATAATTTGACGAGCGGCCTGTGAGATAGGAAGCAGGGAACCGAAGTAGCATTAACAATGAtacaaaaaatgaacaaaacacaagtCTGTGTGAGGAAAAAACTGGATCAGTTTGAGTCGGAGTGAGTCACAAGTAAATACTTAAGGGAGTGTGGATGGAAATAGCAGCACAAACCAAGCCTCCAGCTAGCAGGATGTGTTCATCCAGAACTTCTTCTAAAGCTTGCAGCTACAGCCAGCTACATGCAGGAACCACTGATTTCACCAAGAATCAACCCTTTCGTTCGAGTGTGAAATATTCGGATACCTGAGGGCGCTGAAAACTATCACTCAGTGACCTAACACAGCTTCTTATACCTTGATCAAGAAACCGGGAGAATCCCAGATGGGCATTTCCCTGGTCTCAGTCTTATTTAATACAGCATCGAGACGCTCCGTCATGGAGCTGACACACAGTGTTAAAGCATTACAAAGGCTGTATAAATAGTTGTGATATAAATATATGCactcacacaaagacacattcaCTTTGGGTGAAGCTTGTTTTACAGTGAAGCAGTGTTATTAGCTTGTCTCTGGAAGTTTGACTTCAAGTCAAAATACTATTTTTGAAAACGACTTGTCCTTCCTCATTTTCAGGCCACAATCCATCCGTTGCTTTGAGCTGGGGCTCCAAGTGACCATCACAATGATATCTTAACTTAAAGCTGCCACCATTTAGGTCATGAGTCCATTCAAGTTAAAAGTATTTGTCACTTTGGCCCTTTGCCATGTCCAACCTGCTGCCCTCACTGGCAGGTCAAGTCAGGGCTACTGAGCCAGGCCCAGATCTGGATCATCTCCTGTGGCGTCCTCGGGTGAACTAGTATTAAGCTCTTGTAGGCACAGGGGTTTGACCTGTACTTCTCCTCTATGTTAAAGGTCCTGAAGCCTTTGTGCTTCTCAGGGGCCAGCCCGATCTTCCGAAGACACATGCCAGTGTAGACGTCATCTATGGGATAGAGCACCACCTGTTGTGACGCGTTGTGCAGGCGAGCAGCGATGTCACCAGAGTAAAGgtatccacctcctcctgcgTACGGTGGGTACATCCCGACATACATGCTCTCGGGGATGAAGTATTTAACCCTCTTGTCTCTGTGTGGCCCCGCGTTGGTGATCACGTCACCCACAAAAAGGTCCCGGGCCTGGGGCTCCGAGAGGCCCTTAAGGAAATCCAGGATGCGGTAGGTGTTGACGAAGACGTCATCGTCACCTTTGAAGATGAAACGAGCACCGGAGCAACGGTTCTGGATCCATTCCAGGAACAGAACTTCTTTGACAGTCAAGTTGAAGAATGAATCCCGGAAATTCCACTGGATGAGGTCTTTATGGCGGGCATTCTCATGGCTCAGCATCTCAGACAGGTCTGGGTGGTGGTCCCCAGGCGTAGCGTTCCCAAGAAGGAAAATGGTCACCACAGTCTGATTGGCTATAACACCAGCACGTCCCCAAGACTGACGGATGGCCTGTCGGCGGTCAAAGTGTGGCGCCAGGGATTTGACAGCCAGAAGCAGGAATGGGGGCTCCTTACAGATATCAGTCTGGTCCTTCATGATTGGGTAGGAGCGACAGTGCATGTAAAGGAGGAAGTCCTTGAAGCGGCCCGGTAAGGAATTGTAGTCTTTCACCTGGGTTGTAACCCTGTAGTTAGGCAAGCAGGGGTCAGAGGCCAAACTGGTGTCATTGAGCCAGTCAGGCATGTCAGCACCGCTGCTGTTAGCAGTCAGGATGGGGTTGTTCTGAAGGTCCAGAATCTGCTGCTGGCGGTTATAGTACGCCAGGAAAGGAGCCAGTTTGTGCCAGAAGGGCTTGGAAGGGATTTGGACCTTGTGATTTCCATTTTTGTCTTGGTTGCTGTGTCGGGAGATgaggatgaaaatgaagaagTTAACCATCATCACTGTCACCACAAACTTGAACCTCATCCGTAGCAGCGCCATGACAGAGTCCTGCACACGTCACCACCTGAggagacaaagaaacagaaacgaAGAGGTTAAAGATCAGCCGCCACTCAGCTGATAATGTGTGGTAATGATGGGAAACAAGTAAAACCATTCTACAGATTGATATCCTCAGTCCTGGAAAtgccaaaatgtcaaacaacCATGACGGTGatgatgtaaaaacatttaagcATAAACCATGCAATAAATGTTTGCTTATAAGCAACAATTAGTGCTTTAGGAGGGCTATCACAATAGGCACCCCTTCTCAGGTTTACCCTCTGGCATATTGGGATTTCTTGGAGCCTGTCGTTGGCTCGAATTCACAAAGTTACAAGGAGAACGATTTTGATGATGA
Coding sequences within it:
- the b3gnt2b gene encoding N-acetyllactosaminide beta-1,3-N-acetylglucosaminyltransferase 2, producing MALLRMRFKFVVTVMMVNFFIFILISRHSNQDKNGNHKVQIPSKPFWHKLAPFLAYYNRQQQILDLQNNPILTANSSGADMPDWLNDTSLASDPCLPNYRVTTQVKDYNSLPGRFKDFLLYMHCRSYPIMKDQTDICKEPPFLLLAVKSLAPHFDRRQAIRQSWGRAGVIANQTVVTIFLLGNATPGDHHPDLSEMLSHENARHKDLIQWNFRDSFFNLTVKEVLFLEWIQNRCSGARFIFKGDDDVFVNTYRILDFLKGLSEPQARDLFVGDVITNAGPHRDKRVKYFIPESMYVGMYPPYAGGGGYLYSGDIAARLHNASQQVVLYPIDDVYTGMCLRKIGLAPEKHKGFRTFNIEEKYRSNPCAYKSLILVHPRTPQEMIQIWAWLSSPDLTCQ